The DNA segment GTTTCGTCTTATGCAAACAAGGCTTACAATGTTATAAAACTTTGTACATAAAACGTATGAAGTATatggaataaaattttttatgaaagcCTAACCGTAAGTTCTCGGGTTGAGACAAACACGTTAAAGCGCTGTATTGATTTATGCGAATTCAACAGTTGTTGATATATAGGATAGTTATTTATGATTGTTTGTCCTGCGCATGCAGTAATTTCGCcgagaaaatgtttttattgatcataataaattaagtcaaaaggtattttttattatgatATATTTTCGTATTGAACATCAATTTTCAAGCATTTTAGCGTTAACAATGTTAAACAGCAAATACCTATTTTGAAAGTAAGGCGCACTGCATTGGCATAAATATTACAAAGTTAAGAGAAAAATTTGCTAATTACACGTTTGCAGGTTATAATTACTCAGGTCTGAGATTGTCTGTTTGATAACGCCAAAGTAATAAACGAGGTGTAATAAGCAACTGAATAATTGCAAACTACAGTCAGAAAATAACAAGTTTTGTCCCAAAAAAATCAGTAATTTCTATGATTTAAACCAAATATTGTAACAATGACCGGTTCACAGAACAGTTTGCAGTTTGCCGGCAAATCCGTCAAATCTCATGCGTCATCTGGTCAACACACAATTTTCTCGGTAAAACCGGTTCAACTGCTAAACTTTTTATCTCGAATGAATGGTAACAAACAGAGTGGCCGTGAACAAAATCAAGCGCCCATTGTGAGGCAAGAGAAAAAAGCGAGGGAgataaaaagaattttgtgaTTGTGTGAAATGATTAAATACAAATGTGCTTCCGCAAAAACGGTTGACAAGGTGTGGTAGCGGTACCGAGTTTCTGAACGAAAGTTAACACCGAATTGCGTTTtgtaaacaacattttatcattttattgGACAAAAAATCAGTAGAAAATAAGttgtattttattaaactaaaacgtttgtttttatagcAAAGAACAcctattttttttatttaaatgcgAATCtgaaattttcagggttattCAGAAATCAAGGTTACTAACATGATGATGCGGAAGTGAAATTATAAACTATTTAAGGAACAACCGACAGAAAGAGATaggaattttgtaaaaactggGAAATCTAAATCACAAACAATGAGAAatcttttcatattttttctgaCAATTAACGCATTGCTGACCTGCGTTTACGCTCAAAAATTGCTTCCATCGGGAGAGGAGGCGGGAGACACAGTCCTCTCCCCGGAAGATTGGGAAAGAGGCTATGCCGTTGCTGATCTCAGAAGGAGTATCACTATTTATGGTAGAGGAAGTTTTGATCAGATTTACGTgagtattttgcaaaaagttaatattgaacaaattttaccacttttcttgtttttaatttgatttttagTTTAAGCCTACGTATATACAGGCTGTTACTCGATTCAAACCAATTTTCTCGGTGACCTAATAATGAGATGTTTTATCAATTAAAACATCAAAGGTAACGTAACTGATGACCTAAATAGTAATTGGTCAATTACAATTAGATATGTTACTTTATCTtcaatttttgtgaaaatgcaGCAAATTAGATAAAAAGATATGAGTGAtgtaatttttatacttttcgCATTTTAATACAAGGTGCGTATATAGCGTGTAGCCAAACGTCAATGAATTAGCGATAATTATGATATAATTTTTCCTTTACGTCATAATGTCGGGAAATTCATGTCACATTTCCTGTGAGTTTTAGTTGTGATGTTGAagcaatttcttttttgtgaaTATGTTTATCCCATGATATAATCCACATATAGATTCTGATTATTCATAATTCTATAAGGTCTATACTCTATATGATATATGCTGCAAGTATTAAACAGGCACAtttattgcaaacaaaaaagctgATAATGTATagcttttatcatttattttctttatagaTAAACGTCGTGGGGGCGGTAAGCTTCGGAACATCACTGCACACATCAAACCTAGATCTAGTCAGAAATGATATTCTGATATTTGCCCCCTTTCTTATTCCCGTGAACAACCCAAGTAAGTTTACAATTAAGTTATTATCATTCGATAGCGACCGATCCTCCCAGGAAATGGGTTATTAAGCTAACTTACTATTTCCAATGCGCCTcggaattaattttttttgttaatagaTTTGAACAACGGGATTATTTCTTATCGTTCTATAACCAACACACAAGAGAAGAATGCGGTTAAAACCATGTTTCAAGCAAACATTGCCGACGACGATTTTACCGTTGTGATTGGTTTAGTGGTTACATACGATTACACGATTAACCTCGACGGGAATATTAAGGTAACCTACTTCTTAAAACGTctattataattttaataatcGATGGctagtttatcagaaacatcTTTGTATTCAACAAAAATGTGAATGCCAAATAGGGAATAGATTGATGTACTTAAAAAATCTGGAAAGTTAAGTTGTTTAAGATAATGAAAACGCTCTATTGTTTTAAACACTTTCATGCCACGATGTCTTGATAACACATAAATGTAATGATTCgtttaaaactataaaactactgtatttaactttttgatatgCATTAAGCGTCAATCATTGTGCGCTTTCTACGAAAAATCTGCATTGACACGAAAGCAACCGGCGTCAAAGgctatttattttttcagagaAACAATTTTCAGTTTGTGTTGGCTTCTGACGGAGAACGCACTTACATACGATTTGCTTACAAATACCTTCAGTATGCACAAACAGTAGACGGCAGCTACGCAAAGGTTTGTGCTATAATTGCCAGAGTCGTACCAGCGATTTATTAAGCTCTGTTTGCCGTATAAGTTTTTACAAATACAGTCTTTGAAATACATTTTAGCTGATTTAGGTAACTTGATAAACACGAATTTAACAtagaaaatgtaataaacaatagtgttttaactaaaaataatttgttaacTTTATGCTAAAATCAACAGTTACATGTTTTAGGTTGGTCAATTTGCTTTATCAGAAGGGGCGATAACTTGTGCAAATGAGGTGGAAGTGTCGGGAACAGCTGAAGTGGCAAATTTATGGACTCAAACTAACACCGGTTCGCGCGGAAATTTTTATTGGAGAGTTGACCTGCCTCTTGAATGCTTATCATTTAGTGAGTGCTTTATATCTGAAAAACAACTTCATAGTTTGCGTTTGTGCTTAATTCTATTTACTACAAATGGGCATgaatattttaagaaaaaagtaGCCACGTTTCACCTCCGCAATACTGAGTACCCGAATAGCTGCAAATTATGCTATCAACCGCATTCATCGATTTGCCATGCGGGGGCGAAAACAGTTTagaaaaaacgtaaaaaagcACGTTGTCTGATCACTGATCAGGCGTTTAGCGCGTGATAGCTTTGAAAATGATCTTTATCTGACCGACACGCAACATTTGAAGTGCTATAGAGATTCGAGGAAATTAGAGAAAATACACCTTAAGCTAGCTAACGGTAAATTGAACTGTATATACAAATATCAAGACCAGTCGGTCAATGATCACATGAACGGCGCATGGTCCTCAAGGGAGAATGAAAAGAAAACTAAACATAATGTCTAGCAACAGACGCCCAAAGGCAGAGCGATATCGGCCAGCGAATTATTTCGTAAAAACTTGTACCATCCATTGATTTCTGGAGActgtatatttatttaataacaaCGAACAATCGCAATTTGCGCAAGTGATATAAATGTAAAAGCCGGTTTTACtacttaaatgtttttttcaggaactcaattgaaaaagttttaattgtaAGTTTGGTCACTTATATCGTCATACTACGCAATTTTAGACAATTTAAAAGTATTATGCAATCTTGCGgatataaaagtttaacatatttaaagttttatcgaaaaaaagcaaaaaggcCACTTTCTGGTTTGCATTTATAAACTTCATATTGCCCAACTTCAGAGATACAGCAGCATATGCTTGTAAATAGTAATGCAAGACTTTTCGTAAAAGTTgccatttttaatttcttagCATCAGACTGTGGCGAAGTTGATCAGTCACCGGAAGATTTTAACATTTGCCCGATTGGTTACTTCATGGAAACGGTGACGTCAAATATGTGGCAGTTTTACCGGCTGTATTTCTGCAAAGCGGGAAAAACTCTTGAAGGCGGAATGGTCTCCGTTAAACAGAAATGCGAGTACGATAGCGATTACTACACTTTTGAATGGAGGACACTCGGAAATTCCGATAGCTGCAGCGTAACTTTGAAAGGTGGgcttattaattttaaatttatacaagTATATAGACATGAGTAAAGAAAATGTAGGAGAAagaatttattattaatactattattaatttattattaatacaTGAAAATATCATCATATTAAAATAGAAACCTCTTATTTCGATTGTGGTTAATTGATAGACGTAACAGCTAAAAGCAGCTCGGcgttaataaaaaacaaccCAGCACGTTTAGACTGTTAAAAACCACAAAAAGCGTAAAGTTTTACGgaattgaaaaatttagattgattaaaaataaaatcaaaagttttttgacATTAAAGTTGCTTTGTAGCAACAAAAAAGAAAGCCGACTTAAGAAGATAAAACTCGACTTTCTAGTCACACAACACAAATGAGTAACGTAACAGCGGATTTATAAATCAAGAAGTTGTGACttgcaaattaaacaaacgCCGTATATTGTCTACTGCGTGTGGATTGTTGTTTGGATTTTGGAAGAAAGTTATTTCTTACAAAACCAGAAACGCTTTTATCCATGAGTACTAATTTTACGTCgcattgcaaataaaattttgaacttaaCTTTTGTAACCTATAGTTGCCTAGCTGCAGGGCAAGATACTGTCCAAGATAAATACAGTTTTGATGATGAGAATGTGGTGATAAAATATTGCTAATAgcactgtttgaaaatttgctgTAGCCTACACACTTCCGGAAAATAAAACCGATTGACACGTGCAGTGATAATTCACAGAGAGTTTTCAATGTAATTATACGTAAGAGTAAATATAACAATTCGCAGTGGGCTTAAAGTTAAGCTACAATTACGCGAGTTAAACTGTGTTCCGATGCCAAGAATAAGTGCGTCATACTGACCACtgagttaaaaacaaaaactgctCATGATTTACTTGTTacaaaaagattttgatgTAGTCCCACACTGTATTTGGGAAACAAGTTGAAACCAATAAGGTTTTTTGATTACCTACGTTGAAAAGTCAAACAAATATGCGTAAAAAAATAACTGTCGATAAAATAACACGCATAATAGTATCTTTTTGGGCGACTTGTACGTTTTGAAGAAATAGTTTGTCGCAAGTTAAACGTTTCTGTATTTAACCAAGATTCACAGACAAAAGTTAAACCAAAGTACATTATTATCTGATTCTTTTTACGTAActcttcaaactttttaattgttCTTTATCTTTTTACCCCAATAtgctttttatattaaataaaacgcTGTGCTACTCTATTGCGATTATTAACaatatgaagttttaaaatgaaagctttCTACAAatacgcaaaataaacaaaaagctacaaaatatttacaacgtTACAATTTTCGTCTATCACTATGTATATAGCTAACTTTAGTTTAATCTTAAAGTTTTTTAGTCATATAACGGGCGTATATTTTTCACATTGCAGATTTCTTCTCCAGCTCTCTGGCAAACCTAACGACACAAATGATGCTAACACAAGACTAGCCAAGAAAACATTACTAAATATGCAGTTGTATTATAAGAGATTATATTgttctttttaatttaattgtggAACTAAAGTGCTGCAAAATGATAATTTACAATAACTTGCCAAAACTTTCAATAAAGAAAAAGGATTCCGTACGTCCCCGCCGGCTgaaatacataaattttgtgcttttgcAGACTACAGATAGTAATCGCATTTCAACTGTCAAAATGTAGTGTTCAATTTTGCCACAAACAAGCTTCAAGcgtatcaaaatttttttgagcTTAGGAAAGTCTTAAGTTTACGGAGAGTTGTTTGTGCAATGATTTCTGAACTATTGTACAATTTTTGTCTTTACAAAGTCCCTATTTTTGCCAAAACCGAAAGCAGAGGTAATAATTGCGACAAAACCCGTTGTGTTTCTTTTGCCTTTATAACTATTGCTGGATTTTCTTTGCAATTCTGAATATGGTTGCGACTGAGTCACAACTGCCAGTTAcaagaaaagcatttaaaattAGTGTTAGATctgtaaatatatttattacgCACTCCGGTTTCACTGacacaaaaaaacacaataaaatcaGAGTCttgtatttttagaaaatatctCAGACAGATCGGCGTACAAGATAGTAAACTCTGTTACAGcgtaaatgaataaaaatggcTGGGTGATTGTTTTGAACACAGCAAATATTCATGAGAAATAGAGTTGTAGGCAAAGTGAAACAGACTACCATAGAGCACTGGGCAGCAAACTTGTCATGATTTTGCATTGTGGCAAAGAAGAATGATTAGGAATGGCAATAGGATGGTGGTTCCAATTTACTGAGTTTTTCCCAGTAACATTACTGTACCAATCTGTATGTGACATAACGTCCGGCGGTTTCACTAGGCCGGACGATTTTTACAACTTGACCACGTTTAAGTCCGAAGTATCTCGCAACAGGATCGCCGGCTTGTATTCGAGGCAACTGATGATCTTTCAATTTATACCGAGTTAAAAGTTCTTGCTTTTCCTCTGGTGTCAATACAACGTGTTCCGGTACAAGCTGCGTAGATAAGAacggaaaaaaattattactttaaaaacTTATCCACCTGGAGTTAACAAGTAGTAGTTTAGACTTATGTATTGCATAGAAAAAGTCAGCCATGATGAGTTTTGTTAGACACGGCAATGCTTAGGAATAAACGCATTAAACTTAGCTGTTTTTCTCTAACAAAATTCTTAAGAAATGCTGTATACAATATTGAGGTATCCTGTAAGCTTTTCAAGTTGGAACAGCATTCCTTTGGGATAAATGTCACATTGTGGATTACACGTTTTGAATGAGTAAACTGTTTTAGTTACCAATTTTTAAGTTATCACAAATTAATCTATGTACTTCGATAataatataacaaaacaaaaatacaaactatAGTTCACTGTGCAAAAACAGCTAGTAAAGCAACAAGGAAAAGTATTCcataattgaaaatttttctcttatttttttcaattacgGTAGTTAATGCCACaagtttctttcttttcttctgTCAATTTGTCAAAAAGATGCTAGAAAGGTAGTAGACCAAAAACAAAACTCAATCTTGTGTTACTTGGAgggtcaaaatttttttcgaGCAATCCCATTTAAGGTGACTTTTACTATCAACTTTCTTTTTACAGTATACAGTATTATTCACCAATTTTGTCATTAATAGTCGTTTCGACATTTAATGTGACAAAAGTTTTAGGAAAACAAGTTAGTGTAGCCGAAAATTATGATATCACATCATATGCTTTGATGCCAATTGAATAAATTCAAATTACCTCATGTTCAGTGATGTTTATGAGCAACTCCTGCTCCAGGAATTGCTCCAGAATGTACTTTGGAGCCATATCGAAAAGTGATTGCTTTGCTGATGGAGTCATGCTCTGCTGAACAACAATTATAGCACGTTGTATGTGTTCCTGCTGCATTCTCTGGCAGTAGGTCTTTATTGTCTTCACACCAACTTTGGGTTCCTCtggaaaaaatcaaaaaatattttaaagatgTGATACAGTTAAGCATAAATTATACAGcatgtttgaaaatgtttttgaccAGTTCACCACAAGATTAGCACCATATTTATGGCTTCTTATAGTCAATGGCAAAATATAATCAATATCATGTGAGTTTTGACAATAATTGCATCTACAAGGTTAAAAATCCAACAGCAATACTGGAAATTAGATAAGTGTAATACAAAGCCAATGCAGTTTATCAGTGTTTAAATGTTATTTCATACAGAAAAGGCTGAATGGATTCTGTGATCATAGTATGGGCAGATTATGAAACTAtatttggtttgttttatgaATGAAATGGTTAGGGTTTTGTAAAACAACATAGGATCTTTTATGAGCCTAGTAGACTATAGTCATAACATCCCTAACTGTGAGAAATGCAGTGTTAAATGACAACAGATGTTGTAGGCAAATCTTTATTGCATTggattttgataattaataatattgGCTGTAATGGCCGGTGACACAATTTCTTACTTCGCATGTTGCTACTATGATTCTCTCAAGACCAGGgagttttgtaaaaaaggtGGAACTAAAATCATGATCAAGCTCAGAAGGGATTTTAAAAAAGTGCGTGACAATATACCTAAGTTGTTTCCAATACCTCATAAAATGGTACGATTATAGTATGGGACAGTAGACAACTAATAATGGTAAAGGCCTATATAGATAAATACCAAACTGAACCAATTTAatagaaacacaaaaaaactgTTACAATAACAAATGGCAAGCAGCATATATACctggaaaaaaaacaaacatttggtCAGTTGGGTCATCATTGTGAGCAACAAGTATGGTAAGATCTTGTCGTCCTGGTTTTCTCTCACTCGGTTTATCTCCGAATTCTTCTTTAAATTCATCAAGTGACTGATCTAATTCATGTTGTGTAACAAGATAACCTCGATCATGACATAACTGCATAAAAACATGATATAACtttagttttagttaaaaCTATTTACTTCATAAAGGCTGTCTGATGCCTTTGCAATTTATTGTTAAACAATATGAGTTAGATTAGAAGTAAGAATACTGATAAATAATATTGCAATCAAAGTCAAAGAGGTTTATGCTTGCTTAAAtattggaaaataaaaaaacaaacgctAATAAGATCAGCTATTCTAGTGGCATTGCTCTGattgattttcatcttttgtCTCTAAATATAAAGCCTATATATGTTTataacatttgtttttcatgGTATTAACGTAAACGGAGCAAATTAGATCCGTTTTACTATTGTCAATCTAGCATTAAAACTGATGTTATAGAAACACAGCCTATGCCCTATATTATCATGATACGTCAgccattatgatgtcataccaCTAGTGAGATCAAGAATTGAAAGGCTTTGCTCGTACTTTTACAAACCCACAACAAAGCCTAAATATGAAAAAGTTATGTGATAATATGTTTATTCGTCAAATATTTATGAGGTAACAATTCCTCAATACTCGATTTTGATATGAAAAAGTAATGGTGACAACATGGAAACAGTCCCATAGTGGAAATCATGACAAATGCATGTTTGATACTTTTGAAGACTGTGCTTGCTGCACCCAAATGTCAACTTCAGAAAAAGCTACGATCTCTCAAAAAATGGAGCCTTCACTATGATTCTTCCGCTTTCCTCTTTCTTAGACCAAAAACAGCATAATGTCTACCCTTTTAGACATTGCACATTTACAGTAGAGAAATGGGGCCCACATGCTTGGTGTTTTGCCTACCTGACGGCAAAAGGCACTTGTTGCAACATCTTGCACCACCACTTTTAGCCGCCCAGTCTCCCGTCACCCCAATTTTGGCTGTCTTGCACCCTCGAGATTTCGTGAAAAAGTGCCATGCTTTCCAGTGCGAGCAAGCACCACGGCCCTACTTTCACGATAAGTCTGCTGCTCTTTGCCTTATTCAGTCATCTTGGTAAAACTACGACAAAAATAAGCCGGTCTGTAGCACCTGCAAACCTGAGATAAATTTTATATACATTTTTTGCACACGTGACCTTATATAAGCTTTAATTTGGGCCAAATAAAGAGGCCCTTAAGCTTAATAATCTAAATTTACCCTTTCATAAGAGGTAACAAAATTCAAGTTTTATATATAAACAAGTGAGACGCTACACTACTTTCGAAGGGCATGGCCACCAGCATTTGACTATATAGGGATTCCTGGCTGATTGCGACGAGGGTAGAGAAAGATGAGTGCTTTTATGAAGGCCAGGAGAGAGAATttacatgtttaattcattcGTGGTCACCATATGTAGCAATTGGGCTCACCTGCCGCTTGATACTATCCAAAGAGATGTGACAATACTGATGAAAACGTCCGATTCTATATAATACCCAAATTTTGATAAGAATTGATGAAAATTTATTCTTCCCACATAAATTTATGATAGGGTGTTagataggcctaccatattttcatcgcctaaaaagaggacaatttcgccagctagtacaatgcaaatagagttttacgtttaaagaatttatcacatgtttttggataactatacgcatatgcacaagtaatgcattcagcttcaaaatcattacgtccttttctgaaacaaggatacttttgccgcagttcatcagaaaacacagtatatttctttggcgttattgcttagctttatttagcttttatggttgtctaaatcaaaacaatgataacaaaaatggttaGACCTCATGCTGTCGCCGAAACGTcacttgacttaggcctcatgccaaaaagtcgggatcacgtcaattgaccgtgaacaaattcaccggcgacaattggtcgtggtcaactgaccggcaacaaattggctggcgacacaaatcaaccgctacgcattttattttttacgcatattagcattgttgtttaatcaaattatatgattaaagtaataatatgatttaaggtcagttggttctaggtaaatttacgtcacggtcagttgtcccccggtcagttgtcctcggtgagtttgttcgcggtcaatttcccacggttaattgtcgtggaaccaaACAAgtcacataaaaatataattgtgttgaaaatataagcaagaaagcacaaaatgcaaaaaaaaggacattttgacatttttcagtaggctatactttgagcacaattcatttttctttagaaaagaggaTATATGGTAGCCCTAAGTAACactaatagtaggctaggcctacaaAACTCACACCTTTGCTTTATTAATGGGCCTTGTTACATGTGAGGTtctgttgcaatttttctgGCGCAAGTTTGAACTTAACAGACCCCAAGTTTGAACTTAACTCAACATGCGCGCATGTAAAATCACGAACTTGTCGAGACGACTAGCGGCACTTTCTTTACGGTCTGTTAAGTTCGAACTCGGGCCAGAAAAAAATGCGACAGATCCTCGCATGTTAAAAGGCCCAAATGTTACAGAGAACGTCGAACAatgtttgcaataacaatCAAGAAGGTAGGGCTGGTAGGGCAATTtgttggaaaacattttttaaaccagCAATTCATCATGTTTCATGGctacagtaattttttggaaataaatacaacgtctcgccaaaaagttttgttgaaagtataagcaactaactcgaaatgcgaaaaaagaggacatttgggcatttttgaGCGTCCTCGGAGGACCATTcacttttcttgaaaaaagaggacaaatcctcctaaaagaggacGTATGGTAGGCCTAGTGTTAGATAAGTATAAAGTTATAAGTGCTAGTCTAGATAGGCCCAGGAGAAGATTGAATAGATGTGCACTTAGCTAGCCATTGCACACCTGAGTTGGCGTGTCTGCATACCCGAGATCTCAGTAAATCCTGTCATGAAATACAAACCAGATAATAAGGTTTAGAGACTTGTCTTACAGATCATATGCTTTTAAGGCATAGAGTCAGGTAGCCAGTCAAAAAAGTACCCGGTGTccgaattttacaaaaaaatttggacaCAAAAGTTAAGCAGGATGAAATTCTGCATGTAACagtataaaatttgttgttgtctGTTGAgtataacttgttttatttgggTTTCAATCTGCAAGAAAGAGTGTTAATTTTCACAATAGGTACCCGACCCTAAGTCGCAAGTGGAAAGCTTTTACTGTGCAGAGACAGAGTTAAATCTGCATGCTACTTTATCATTAGCTTTTGGTTTTTTATATACAGAGCATATTTCTCCCCAAAGGTAGCTAAATTTCCAACCTGAGCATGAATGATTGCGTGATTAAGatagaaaaacaacaaaagtaaaacagaaaACTACAGGTTTGTGTACTGTTAAACATGAGTTGCGGTACATagaaagtaggcctatagcctacgGAATTGAGGATGGTCACGTTTAAATTAACCTAAGGCCGGCAAGGCTATAGCTTATTGTTGTTTCATATTTGATATGGGACTTTCTTTTCACCTGCATTACTGTTTTTCGAATCCTCCATAAACGGTAGGTTTCTGCCTCATCGTCCAttgtgtaaataaaacaaaggttCTATAGAACAATCAACAAGCATACAGTTTGTCAACAAAGTTAAGTGATAGGCTACCAATATTTTCTAGTAAAACACAAGGACACACTAAAAGCCTGACTCTAAACACAGTATTTTCCAATTAAAGGCTTATTTTCTTCGTTTTGGCCCTTTCACGTTTTCAATGAGATCCAAAACACAGCTCATATATTCAAAAGCATTACAATTAATAAAGCACAGGTACCATACAAGAAGATCCCCTAATTTGTACTTGCCCTGCGCACTGCACATCATGCGCCCCATGCCTGCCTCTAGCTTTATGTGTACTGGTAGAGCCTTTCTGTTATCAATTGACCAATAAAAACGCTCTTCCTTGGGGTACTACTAAAATAGTATAGGTTCGTGTGATTCAAAAGGTACCACTTGGTTTAAGTCGCTGAAATGGTATCACTTGGTTCGAGCGGTTAAAAAGGTACCACTTGGTTGAAATGATTGAAAGGTAGTAAGGTACCATTTGGTTCGAAAGTTTTTACAGGTTTAGGCTAGACAGATGTATCTTTTGCGTCAAGCTTACTTCCAGGATTGCCGCATGACGCAACATAACTTTACAGCTGAAAAGATATTATATATTATGTAAACCATAAATATTACATTACAAGTAACGTATCATATCCATGTATAGACATAAATGATGTGATTATGACCCACATAATTTACGTGGGTGTGTTTAatgcagtggttctcaaagtttttttccgaTTCCTCCCTTACCAACTAAAACACCGTCAATTCCTCCCcccaaaaaatcaaaaaaaataatttccaaaattttacactacctGAATATTGTCCCTGGATGATGTCTTTTGAAGATTTATCTCaggaataaaattcaaaattgcaaaagcacGCTCTcacaaaataaccaaacaaatttacaaacaaatcgtTGCTCATTGTTAGTGAGAACCGTGAGCCTCATGTTGAGAAGTTAATAAAGAAATTCGAGGAGAAAAGCGTGTGAGTTTTGCTTGAAGGTCTCCGCAAATATCGTGTGTTCCTCTTTTTTTCATCACTAGCTTACTAGCTAGTTCTACAAGTACCTTACTAAcaataaagagaaaacaatagccattatgAACCAAACACACACGTTTATAACGTCAGTCACTACAGTTAAGGAGCTTGTCCTCGCGCACTATTGTAGACATCTAAACAACCTCTTCGAGAg comes from the Clavelina lepadiformis chromosome 5, kaClaLepa1.1, whole genome shotgun sequence genome and includes:
- the LOC143460108 gene encoding DNA-directed RNA polymerases I, II, and III subunit RPABC1 isoform X1 yields the protein MDDEAETYRLWRIRKTVMQLCHDRGYLVTQHELDQSLDEFKEEFGDKPSERKPGRQDLTILVAHNDDPTDQMFVFFPEEPKVGVKTIKTYCQRMQQEHIQRAIIVVQQSMTPSAKQSLFDMAPKYILEQFLEQELLINITEHELVPEHVVLTPEEKQELLTRYKLKDHQLPRIQAGDPVARYFGLKRGQVVKIVRPSETAGRYVTYRLVQ
- the LOC143460107 gene encoding nidogen-1-like; the encoded protein is MRNLFIFFLTINALLTCVYAQKLLPSGEEAGDTVLSPEDWERGYAVADLRRSITIYGRGSFDQIYINVVGAVSFGTSLHTSNLDLVRNDILIFAPFLIPVNNPNLNNGIISYRSITNTQEKNAVKTMFQANIADDDFTVVIGLVVTYDYTINLDGNIKRNNFQFVLASDGERTYIRFAYKYLQYAQTVDGSYAKVGQFALSEGAITCANEVEVSGTAEVANLWTQTNTGSRGNFYWRVDLPLECLSFTSDCGEVDQSPEDFNICPIGYFMETVTSNMWQFYRLYFCKAGKTLEGGMVSVKQKCEYDSDYYTFEWRTLGNSDSCSVTLKDFFSSSLANLTTQMMLTQD
- the LOC143460108 gene encoding DNA-directed RNA polymerases I, II, and III subunit RPABC1 isoform X2; its protein translation is MNLKKNSEINRVRENQDDKILPYLLLTMMTQLTKCLFFFPEEPKVGVKTIKTYCQRMQQEHIQRAIIVVQQSMTPSAKQSLFDMAPKYILEQFLEQELLINITEHELVPEHVVLTPEEKQELLTRYKLKDHQLPRIQAGDPVARYFGLKRGQVVKIVRPSETAGRYVTYRLVQ